The region ACAGCTTGCCTTCGATGTCGATCTTGCCCTTCACGTACGCCTCGCCCAGATTGTCGAGGCTCGGTTCTAGCAGGTAAGGCAGCGCCGTGGCGCTCTTCACGTGCAGCGTGACCTGAGGCGCGGCAAACTGCCCGAAGTCATGTTGCTGGCCGTCCCACAGCACAAGGCGCGCCGGCAGGTTCGCCCTGGTTTTGACGTCTTCCACCCACTGCGCCAGCTTTTTCTCCCAGAACATGCGATTTCTCCGTGTCCGTTGAATTAAAGCAAAGCCTGTGTGGACCGCCGCTCACCGCGGCGTGACTCCTATGCCGTGAGGTGGCGCAATCCGCGCCTTCGAGCACGCGGCTTCGTTGGCGGCGTGCGCGAAGACATTTATGTTCAGATTCAAGGCGATAGGCGGGCGATGTGCCAGTCGCTGCTTTCGCTTGAACGCGTGTAGAGCAGGCGGTCGTGCAAACGCGACGGACGGCCTTGCCAGAATTCGATTGCTTCGGGTACCAAACGATAGCCGCCCCAATGCGGCGGGCGCGGCGGTTGGTCGCCGTATTGCAGGCTGATTTCGCGTTCGCGTGTTTCGAGTTGCGAGCGGCTTTCAATCACCTGACTCTGATTCGAGGCCCACGCACCGATACGTGAGTCGAGCGGGCGCGACGCGAAGTACGCGTCGCTTTCTTCCGCGCTGGTCTTGACGACGCGGCCCTCGATCCGCACCTGGCGTTCGAGTTCGATCCAGTAGAACAGCAGGCTCGCGTACGGATTGGCGGCGAGTTCGCGGCCTTTGCGGCTTTCATAGTTGGTGAAGAACACAAAGCCGCGCTCGTCGACGCCCTTGATCAGGACGATGCGCGCCGACGGCCGGCCACGCGAGTCGACCGTGGCCAGGGTCATCGTATTCGGCTCGGGAAGTTGGGCTTCGACCGCTTGCGCAAACCACGCGTCGAATTGACGGAATGGGTTGCGGTCGATATCGGCAATGTCCAACGACCCAAGCGAATAATTTTTTCGAAGTTCGGCGAGTGTGGTCATGTTCTTATGCGAACGCTACAGTCCAACCAGTATAGCCAAGGAGCGAATTTTTTGCGCGCGACCTAGTCAAGGCGGCGCGCCGCTCGTTCATGCATGTCGCCGTGCATATTGATGCGATCAGGCAAAATACGGGCTGCAAGCGCCCGAGCGTTGCCACCTTCTGCACATTCTGTTTTGCCTGCTTTCAACGAGCCTGCCACCATGTCCAGCACCACCGCGCAATCTGATCTTACTACCAGCCTCGACGGCAGTGAAACCGCCGATCGCGCGCGGCGCTTCGGCGGCATCGCCCGGCTGTACGGCGCGCCGGCGCTCGCTGCGTTCGAGCGGGCGCACGTTGCGGTGATCGGTATCGGCGGGGTCGGCTCGTGGGTGGCGGAGGCCCTGGCGCGCAGTGCGGTCGGCACGTTGACGCTGATCGATCTCGACAATGTCGCCGAGAGCAACACTAACCGCCAGATCCACGCGCTCGACGGCAACTACGGAAAACCGAAGGTCGAAGCGATGGCTGAACGCATCGCGGCGATCAATCCGTTTTGCGACGTGCGGCTAGTTGAAGACTTCGTCGAACCGGATAATTTCGCGTCGGCGCTTGGCGGCGGTTTCGATTACGTGATCGATGCGATCGACAGCGTGCGCACGAAAACCGCATTGATCGCGTGGTGCGTCGAGAAGAAGCAGCCGTTGATTACGGTGGGCGGCGCGGGTGGCCAGCTGGACCCCACGCGCATTCGTATTGACGATCTCGCGTTGACGATCCAGGACCCGTTGTTGTCGAAGGTGCGCGGACAGTTGCGCAAACAGCACGGCTTTCCGCGTGGTCCGAAAGCGAAGTTCAAGGTGAGCGCGGTGTATTCGGACGAGCCGTTGATCTATCCGGAAGCAGCCGTCTGCGATATCGACGAGGAAGCCGAGCACGTGATCACTTCACCGGGTCATACGGGGCCGGTCGGTCTGAACTGTGCGGGGTTTGGTTCGAGCGTATGTGTGACCGCGAGCTTCGGTTTTGCGGCGGCCGCACATGTGTTGCGGGCGTTGGCGAAACAGGCGGGGTGAAGCGGGCGGGTTGAAGCAGGATAAGGTGGCGGTTTAAGCGGCAGCAGGTTCAGGCGCGGCGCATCGGCCACACGGGCCGCACCTGAACGCGGCGCAAAATTAAAACAGCCACGCGCTCAGCTTGCGCCGCCACTGCGACACCAGTTCCGGCTGGTGCGCGGCGAGATCGAACACCGACAGCATCGTCTTACGGCCGATGTCGTCGCGGAACGTGCGGTCGCGTTGCACAATCGCCAGCAGATGCTCGAGTGCGCCCGCGTAATTGCGGCGGGCGATCAGCGCGTTAGCCAGGTCGAAGCGTGCTTCGAGATCGGCTGGGTCCGCTGCCACACGGGCTTCGAGTGCGTCGGTGGGCGGCAGATCCGACGCTACGTCCACGGCGTCGAGGCGGGTCTTGATCGCGTTAAAGCGCGGGTCGATGCCTTGCGTGATTTTCGGCGACAGCAAATCGACTTCATTGCGGGCTTCGTCGATCCGGTTGTCTTCCAGCAGCAGTTCGATCAGGTCCATGCGCGCGTCATCGAAGCCGGGATCGTAGGCGAGCGCGGCTTGCAGCGCTTCGTACGCGTCTTCGCGGCGGCCTTCGGCAAGCGCGGCCTGCGCTTCCATGCGCGCCCCATCGGCACCTTGCGGCACGAGGCGGTCGAGAAACTCGCGCAGCTGACCTTCCGGCAGCACGCCGACAAACTGATCGACCGGCCGGCCATCGGCAAACGCCATCACGTGCGGAATGCTGCGCACCTGAAAGTGCGCCGCCAGTTCCTGATTCTCGTCGACGTTCACTTTCACCAGCTTCCATTTGCCGGCGGCTTCTGCTTCAAGTTTTTCCAGCATCGGGCCGAGCGTCTTGCAGGGGCCGCACCACGGCGCCCAGAAATCGACCAGCACGGGGGCCAGCGTCGACGCGGTAATGACGTCTTGTTCGAAAGTGGCCAGAGTGGTGTCCATTGCGTCCTCGTCGATAAAACGGATTGTTGAACTAGATGGGGCCGACGACGGGAATTTCAATGCGCCTTGCGCTCATTTGCGCACCGGCAAAGGAATCCATTCAGTTTCGCCCGGCACCTTGCCCATTTCCTGATTCGTCCAGGCGGTCTTGGCGGCCTCGATCTTTTCCCGCGAACTGGCGACGAAATTCCACTCGATAAAGCGCTCGCCGTCCAGTTTCTCGCCGCCTAGCAGCATGACGCGCGCGCCGTGGGTGCTGGCGAGCGTGACAGTTTCGTCGAGGGCCAGCACGGCCATCTGGCCGGCTTCGAGCGGCGTGCCGTCGATCTCCAGATCGCCGTCCACCAGGTAGACGCCGCGTTCCTCGTGTTCCGGTTCGAGCGCGAAGGCGCCGCCCGGCGCGAACTGCGCGGCGACATAGAGCGTGCCCGAAAATGTCGCAACCGGCGAGGTTGCGCCGAACGCCGTGCCGGCGATCACGCGCAGCGTGACTCCGTTGCGCTCGACTACCGGCAGCGTATCCGCCGCGTGATGGGCGAAGGACGGTTCAGTGTCTTCGTCGGCGAGCGGCAGCGCGACCCACGTCTGGATGCCGTGCATCGTCTGACCGCTCGCGCGGTCTTCGGCCGGCGTGCGCTCGGAATGGACGATGCCGCGGCCGGCGGTCATCCAGTTGACGTCGCCCGGGACGATCTTCTGCTCCGAGCCGAGGCTGTCGCGATGCATGATCGCGCCTTCGAACAGATACGTGACCGTCGCGAGGCCGATGTGCGGGTGCGGCCGCA is a window of Paraburkholderia sp. IMGN_8 DNA encoding:
- the pdxH gene encoding pyridoxamine 5'-phosphate oxidase, coding for MTTLAELRKNYSLGSLDIADIDRNPFRQFDAWFAQAVEAQLPEPNTMTLATVDSRGRPSARIVLIKGVDERGFVFFTNYESRKGRELAANPYASLLFYWIELERQVRIEGRVVKTSAEESDAYFASRPLDSRIGAWASNQSQVIESRSQLETREREISLQYGDQPPRPPHWGGYRLVPEAIEFWQGRPSRLHDRLLYTRSSESSDWHIARLSP
- the tcdA gene encoding tRNA cyclic N6-threonylcarbamoyladenosine(37) synthase TcdA; amino-acid sequence: MSSTTAQSDLTTSLDGSETADRARRFGGIARLYGAPALAAFERAHVAVIGIGGVGSWVAEALARSAVGTLTLIDLDNVAESNTNRQIHALDGNYGKPKVEAMAERIAAINPFCDVRLVEDFVEPDNFASALGGGFDYVIDAIDSVRTKTALIAWCVEKKQPLITVGGAGGQLDPTRIRIDDLALTIQDPLLSKVRGQLRKQHGFPRGPKAKFKVSAVYSDEPLIYPEAAVCDIDEEAEHVITSPGHTGPVGLNCAGFGSSVCVTASFGFAAAAHVLRALAKQAG
- the trxA gene encoding thioredoxin — protein: MDTTLATFEQDVITASTLAPVLVDFWAPWCGPCKTLGPMLEKLEAEAAGKWKLVKVNVDENQELAAHFQVRSIPHVMAFADGRPVDQFVGVLPEGQLREFLDRLVPQGADGARMEAQAALAEGRREDAYEALQAALAYDPGFDDARMDLIELLLEDNRIDEARNEVDLLSPKITQGIDPRFNAIKTRLDAVDVASDLPPTDALEARVAADPADLEARFDLANALIARRNYAGALEHLLAIVQRDRTFRDDIGRKTMLSVFDLAAHQPELVSQWRRKLSAWLF
- a CDS encoding pirin family protein, with the protein product MTSSIKAVLKPHLRDVGNLTVRRVLPAMAARLIGPFIFFDHMGPATHEPGIGLDVRPHPHIGLATVTYLFEGAIMHRDSLGSEQKIVPGDVNWMTAGRGIVHSERTPAEDRASGQTMHGIQTWVALPLADEDTEPSFAHHAADTLPVVERNGVTLRVIAGTAFGATSPVATFSGTLYVAAQFAPGGAFALEPEHEERGVYLVDGDLEIDGTPLEAGQMAVLALDETVTLASTHGARVMLLGGEKLDGERFIEWNFVASSREKIEAAKTAWTNQEMGKVPGETEWIPLPVRK